Genomic DNA from Oncorhynchus tshawytscha isolate Ot180627B linkage group LG04, Otsh_v2.0, whole genome shotgun sequence:
tggcagtggagagccaggacaacaacctctccctcaatgtgagcaagacaaaggagctgatcgtggactacagaaaatgGCGGGCCGAACCCCTATTAACAtcaactgggctgtagtggagcgggtcgagagttccaagttccttggtgtccacatcaccaacgaactatcatggtccaaacacaccaagacagttgtgaagagggcacgactaaaccttttccccctcaggagactgaaaagatttttcacgggcccccagatcctcaaaaggttctacaactgcaccatcgagagcatcctgaccggttgcatcacagcctggctcctcaacagcttctacccccaagcaattagactgctgaacaattcataaaaattgccaccggacaatttacattgactcccccgtacactgctgctactgctgtttgtttgttacctatgcatagtcacttcaacccCACCTGCATGTGCAGAttactagcctgtacccctgcacactgactcggtaccggtgccccctgtatatagccgcgctattgttattcttattgtgttcgtttttattattattacttctTCTTGAGCTGCGCtgtcggttaagggcttgtaaataagcatttcacggtaaagtctacacttgttgtattcagcgcatgtggcaaataaagtttgattagatttgaacaaggcacttaactctaattgctcctgtaagtctctttggataaaagtgtctccaaaatgactaaaatgtaaatgctgTACAGTAGGACTTGTATGACTACAGTCCAAACCCAGTGACAGAAGGCTATAACTGAATTAGATTATAAATACCATAATCCCactatcctctcctctcacacacatgcacatacaaacAGAAGGCCCAAGAAGGGCACAAACAGCCTGTCAAGCCAAAAATAGCAGCCCCTGTCACCAGATCCCCAATCCCAGCCCATCACACCTGGCATCTAGCATTCTGGCACCAGAGCACCCTAAAGGACACTGCACCAGAGCACCCTAAAGGACACTGCACCAGAGCACCCTAAAGGACACTGCACCAGAGCACCCTAAAGGACACTGCACCAGAGCACCCTAAAGGACACTGCACCAGAGCACCCTAAAGGACACTGCACCAGAGCACCCTAAAGGACACTGCACCAGAGCACCCTAAAGGACACTGCACCAGAGCACCCTAAAGGACAGCTCAACTTTGCGACGCAGTGAGAGAGCAAAAGGGGCTGTTTCAGTCTCTATGGGCTATCCCTGGTAGGAAGTTATATTGGGACTGCCAGGTTATATTGGGACTGTCAGTGTGTTGGAACAGTAAGAACAGACTACAATGTTGCCCATAGAGAATAAGTGGCAGGAAATGGTCTTTCTTCTGACAATCTGCATCTTACTGTATTGTTTAAGTAAAATAGATCCCAAACCATTACAGAATAATTATGTGTGGTGGTGGAACATATACCTACATGCCATTGGAATAATAATATAAGTGTGGAAGTAtagtgtatggttgtgtgtaccAGAGTATAGTATGATTACCTGAGGGAGTATACTATGAGTACCTGAGGGAGCCAGGACCTGAGGGAGTATACTATGAGTACATGAGGGAGTATAGTATGGTTACCTGAGGGAGTATACTATGAGTACCTGAGGGAGTATAGTATGATTACCTGAGGGAGTATACTGTAGTGTGATTACCTGAGGGAGGCCTGTTGGTCAGGGTGCAAGTCTGTTATTCTCACTCCCAGCCTCTCAGCCTGACAGAGCAGAGCTCCTCTCTGAAGCAGCCAGAAGTATTTAAAGACTACAGATCACATGgctgggagatagagagggagcgaggggtgAAGGGTTGTTTTTGGAAgcacggaggagagagagagagagagcgaaggaacgaaagagagagggagggagaggaaatagAAGCCTCCCAAGGTTGCAGCCGCCTAGATTTGATGGCATGGGTCAGCCATTCCTACTGACCAGctgacagacggagagagaaagggagagggagacggagccagagaaAGAAGGAACAGGGTCTAGTGGAGTAGAGCTTGCTGAAGAAGGGACACAagcggagggagagaaagaaggacaaGACGCCAGCActgttgagaggagagaaggcctGAGGGTGCAGCTGTTGCCCCAGAAAAACGGAGAGAAGTGTCGTGGATAGACAGCGAGAGCCTGCACAGACGtgtctgtgttagtgtctgtgttagtgtgtgtgttagggtgtgtgttagtgtgtgtgggtgggcgtGTAGTTGGGTGTGTGAGAGTGGGTGTGTCGTGCGCTCCACTGGGTTGCTGGGTTGCTTTGAGAGTTTGCAGAGGTAGAAGCTTGGAGGGGCTGTGAGTGATGTGGGCCCTGGTGACTGAGCTGCTCTTCAGCTTTGTGCTGCTGGCCTTCCTGGTGATCAGTGGTCAGAATGTGATGCATATAGCCAGCGGCTCCCTGCGCTCTGTGCTCACCTATGTGCACGCTGCGCTAGACCGTGAGCTGGGCGAGGCCGAGGGTGTGGCCGACGAAGAGGAGAACGTCACCACCCGCGTGGTCCGCCGCAGGGTCATTCTCAAGGTACccaacagagaggggaggggaggaggggcgaGGGGCGAGAGGATGAGAGACAGAATGATGAAGGAGAATGTAACAAACAGTGTGGTGGAAAGCAgatggttgctgtgtgtgtgtgttgtgtgtgtgtgtgtgtgtgtgtgtgtgtgtgtgtgtgtgtgtgtgtgtgtgtgtgtgtgtgtatttgtaaagCTCAGAGGTGATTTAATGTTTGTCTGTGACAAGGGGAAATGTTTGTCAGGGTCGAGGCGAAGGGAGAAGGTGAAGAGAAACCTATTTCTGCTTGTTTACCGTATTAACTTCCGACCATGCAATTTATCCGTAATGGGATCAATAATGAAAGATGAAAGATTATGTTCATAAAACAGTTGTTCATTTATATTGTAGAATTTTAActgacacatacagtatgctgacTTGTGCATAGATGATGAATATACAGGATGCACGATAGAACTACTTTGCAACAACAACATTAGTTTTAAAGTATTTTCAAGCAACTTTCTGGATCATATTGTTCATACCGTATTCTGCCAGGTGAGATAGAATAgtaacagagggaggggaggacaaaACTAAGAATGGTCAAACCATAGACCTACAGTTGAGACCCATTTAGACTGTAGATACACAGTACAGGCCTTGTACGTGCTGTGACCATAGACCTACAGTTGAGACCCATTTAGACTGTAGATACACTGTACAGGCCTTGTACGTGCTGTGACCATAGACCTACAGTTGAGACCCATTTAGACTGTAGATACACTGTACGGGCCTTGTACGTGCTGTGACCATAGACCTACAGTTGAGACCCATTTAGACTGTAGATACACTGTACAGGCCTTGTACGTGCTGTGACCATAGACCTACAGTTGAGACCCATTTAGACTGTAGATACACTGTACGGGCCTTGTATGTGCTGTGACCATAGACCTACAGTTGAGACCCATTTAGACTGTAGATACACTGTACGGGCCTTGTACGTGCTGTGACCATAGACCTACAGTTGAGACCCATTTAGACTGTAGATACACTGTACGGGCCTTGTACGTGCTATGACCATAGACCTACAGTTGAGACCCATTTAGACTGTAGATACACTGTACAGGCCTTGTACGTGCTGTGACCATAGACCTACAGTTGAGACCCATTTAGACTGTAGATACACTGTACGGGCCTTGTACGTGCTGTGACCATAGACCTACAGTTGAGACCCATCTAGACTGTAGATACACTGTACAGGCCTTGTACGTGCTGTGACCATAGACCTACAGTTGAGACCCATTTAGACTGTAGATACACTGTACGGGCCTTGTACGTGCTGTGACCATAGACCTACAGTTGAGACCCATTTAGACTGTAGATACACTGTACAGGCCTTGTACGTGCTGTTGAGCTGTGAATGGCTCAACCTGTGTGGTGTTTAAACCTATGAACTCAGTCTCTAATCTCTCTACCATCTTCATGGTCCtattctcccccctccctccagccctctcttGGTCTCAACACCTTTAAAAACTAAAAAATCCTTCCTCTATGGATTGTGGGTGATAGGGCAGACTCCAGCCATGGTGCTGTGTTCAATAGTTTCAATTGCAGGACCTTTTGATCTTATAAATAGCTGTACTGGCGCCTCCAATGTTATTAGGAGTAATAGTTGTATTCTTATGAACCTCATCAACTCTGATTGTATTAGTGCTAACACCACAGCAGTCCCAGTAGTGATCCCCTGACCAGTTACTAtttccatgtatgtatgtatgtatgtatgtatgtatgtatgtatgtatgtatgtatgtatgtatgtatgtatgtatgtatgtatgtatgtatgtatgtatgtatgtatgtatgtatgtatgtatgtatgtatgtacatgtatgtatgtatgtatgtatgtatgtatgtacgtatgtacgtatgtatgtatgtatgtatgtatgtatgtatgtatgtatgtatgtatgtatgtatgtatgtatgtatgtatgtatgtatgtatgtatgtatgtatgtatgtatgtatgtatgtatgtatgtatgtatgtatgtatgtatgtatgtatgtatgtatgtatgtatgtatgtatgtctctctctctctctctctctctctctctctctctctctctctctctctctctctctctctctctctctctctctctggtttgggGTTGGTGACAGTGGCTAAATGATGAGACTCACTCTGGGGGCTATTTTAAAGTGCTCTAGATTCCAGCACCCTTTTCGTTCTGTATGCTGACTCCTGGTTTTCTCTCGGAGTCGTTCCCCAATTCATACTTACAAACTCACAGGTGTGACATTAATGTCTGTGGAAAAGTTGTTGGCCAAACAAGTTTTTGGATCCAATCTTTCTGGTAGTATTGACTGGTCCCTTTTGTAATGTTAATGTAGAGTATGTGGTTTTGGACTCCTTACTGTGTAAGTGTGTGCTGTTGATGAGTTTGCCATTCATCTATGAGCAGATGTGTGTGACGGTACAGTATACCATGTGTATTTCAGTATGACAGTATTGTTTAGTGATGTTCAGTACATGCTGTCTGTCCTTTAGGGTGACGAGGCCAAGGATCTCCCAGGGGAACAAGTGAGCGAGGAGCAGTTCACAGATGAGCACGGAAACATCGTCACCAAGAAGGTCAGATATCTATCCCAGCatgcctctctctactctacagccCTGCGCTGTGGCTTATCTACCAGTTCCCCCCTGTTACTATTCATGTTCAACTCACTACACTCATCCTCATAGAAATGATTATTCAATTGATAATCAAGAACCATCACGTTCATCGTCATGCCTTGATTTATTCCAATGTCATGACTGTAATCACGACATGGGAAAATGATCCCTGTCTTGCTCTCACAGGTGTCACAGTCATGTTTAGTTGCTGTATGAATGGTTGTGGGTTGTAGATTTAATAAGGAGGGGGTTGAAAGGTTGTGGGTTGTGTATTTAATAAGGATAGGGTTGAAAGGTTGTGGGTTGTAGATTTAATAAGGATGGGGTTGAAAGGTTGTGGGTGGTATATTTAATAAGGATGGGGTTGAAAGGTTGTGGGTTGTAGATTTAATAAGGATGGGGTTGAAAGGTTGTGGGTTGTAGATTTAATAAGGAGGGGGTTGAAAGGTTGTGGGTTGTAGATTTAATAAGGATGGGGTTGAAAGGTTGTGGGTTGTAGATTTAATAAGGATGGGGTTGAAAGGTTGTGGGGGGTAGATTTAGTAAGGATGGGGTTGAAAGGTTGTGGGTAGTAGGTTTAATAAGGATGGGGTTGAAAGGTTGTGGGTAGTAGATTTAGTAAGGATGGGGTTGAAAGGTTGTGGGTTGTAGATTTAATAAGGATGGGGTTGAAAGGTTGTGGGTGGTAGATTTAGTAAGGATGGGGTTGAAAGGTTGTGGGTGGTAGATTTAGTAAGGATGGGGTTGATAAGGATACATATAACCAGGACAGTGTTTTATAATGAACATTAAGTTCCTTAATGGTACACAGGGAGAACCCAAAAGAGTACCAATCTCTCCTTCTTAAGCTCTCTTTCCCACCACCCTccatcatcctctcatcctcctctccctccctcccctgtgtgtgtgtgtgtgtgtgtgtgtgtgtgtgtgtgtgtgtgtgtgtgtgtgtgtgtgtgtgtgtgtgtgtgtgtgtgtgtgtgtgtgtgtgtgtgtgtgtgtgtgtgtgtgtgtgtgtgtgtgtgtgtgtgtgtgtgtgtgtgtgtgtgtgtgcggtgcagATTGTACGGAAGGTGGTGCGCAGGGGGAAGGGCTCAGGTGACGAGGGGGGTCAGGAGCGGTCAGTGAGCGTGGATGGCTCTCTGCAGGATGAGCTGGAGGCTGAGGCGGAGCAGTTCATGAACTACGCCGTCCTGAGCAGCAAGGTGGGCCACTGACCTGCATCAGCCAGGCCACACTCACCTGGGCTAATGTACAAGAGGCTGAGACTCTAAACAAACTCATTCATCTGTCATAAATAGAGCATTGATTCACAGTTAAAGTAGACTGAGACTAACTTGACCATACAGGGCCCATCAGGGTCAATCTGTAAACTTCCCTGAATTTATATAGGTACTCAATGTAGCAATCAACCACTAGAGAAGATGACAAGGGTGTAGCTGGGAACTACGATCTCTTTACTCTGCTGGGATCAGCAGTATAGATTCCTCTGTTAGTCCAAAGTAGACCACAGTGGGCTAAACCTGCATGGACTGTGTCGTgtgaatgggatgtgtgtgtgtgtgtttgtaatttAGATCAACCTGTGTTGTCATTCCCCATCCTCCTAGCTACAAAGAAACTGAAAGAAATATTGATTGTGTGAGTGTCCTCATGCTGTATTTTGTATCCAACGTGCAAAAGCATTACTCATCTGTGCTTCATTTCCCCCATCATGTCCACCCTCTCCATCCTGACCTGCATGTAGGACCATCCAAAAAGTCCACAACTGCATCCTGCTCTGATAGCTTGCACTGTCTCTCTGCGTTGGCTGAAACAACAAACTAATGCTTCCAGGTTTCATAACAGCAGTCAGTTCTGATATCTGCTCTGTCTCCAGTCAGTACATAGATGGATGGCTCTTTCTCTCCAGTTGATATGAATGTCTGGGTGTTGGTTGGTTGCTCTTGATGTGCTAATGCAATGAGGTCCATTCTCTCCCCTTCAGTAACCCACATTGACTGACTGTCTATCTGTCTTCTCTGCCCGCCTCCATTCAAAGTCTCTATAGTCCATAACTATGACTGTGTGCTCCCTCCAACCTGCAGTACTCTATTCCATGTCAATGTTTCTGATGCTTCTCTCTTTTCTATTTTCCTGTCTGTTTTTCCAATCCCCACCCCATCTCTCTTGGCTTGGCTGTCTTTCCATTATCTCTCTTCTCTTGAATtgactcctttcctctccttttcttgTCTTCCCGTCAATTCTCTCGCTTCGCTCATTACCTCAATTGTCACTTttaacctcttctcctctccacccttgtcTCTTCATACACCTCTTCACCTCATCCGTATCTTTCACCTCTCACACACTGTGCcattgctccctctccctctctcctgattccctctccctctctcctgatttcatctccctactctctccctctctcctgattccctctctgtcctccacatCTTTTTGTTCTCCTACTACTTCTCCTTCACTTCTacttccacctctccctcttactctcatCCTCTCCgccacctgtctgtccctcctctccctcttactctcatCCTCTCCgccacctgtctgtccctcctcgcCCTCcaactctcatcctctcctctacctgtctctgtccctcctctccctcctactctcatcctcttctctacctgtctctgtccctcctttccctcctactctcatcctcttctctacctgtctctgtccctcctttccctcctactctcatcctctcctccacctgtctctgtccctcctctccctcctactctcatcctctcctccacctgtctctgtccctcctctccctcctactctcatcctcttctctacctgtctctgtccctcctctccccctcctcatcctctctctacctgtctctgtccctcctttccctcctacTGTCATCCtcttctctacctgtctctgtccctcctttccctcctacctcatcctctcctccacctgtctctgtccctcctctccctcctactctcctcctctcctccacctgtctctgtccctcctctccctcctactctcatcctcttctctacctgtctctgtccctcctctcccttctactctcatcctcttctctacctgtctctgtccctcctctcccttctactctcatcctcttctctacctgtctctgtccctcctctccctcctactctcatcctcttctctacctgtctctgtccctcctctccctcctactctcatcctcttctctacatgtctctgtccctcctctcctttacctccgcCCCTGGCTCTCCCCTTGCACCCCCTCCCTGATGTAGCCTGATATTGTGGATGTGAAGAAGGGTGCTCAGATAGTGAAATGTGCCAGTCTGCGGAGAGTAAAGCAGTGAGGGAAGCATGCAGACAGAGTGGCAGAGCGACATGTCCCCGCAGGTACGGGACTGACTGACCCACTGAGACCTCTCACCTGGGTTATGGCTCCATCATTTAATCCTGCCTCTCTGGATTAAATAGGCCTGATGTTGTTACAGTAATTCAGTACTAATGACATTGAGCTAATTGTAGCACTACAGTGCAGAGTGACATTTGATGTGGCTTGAACTATATCATTGGCATTTGATGCAACTACTGTGCATTAATATGTTACAGTATGACTGTGGGGTGGCATTGATTTAGTAGATTCACATTTAATATTAAAACTAAGTCTAGTTGAGCGGTAACGCTCTCAACTCTGTACTACACATACTGTATCCCTCGGCAACAGAGGTATGAGTCCCGACTCGACCATTCCTGTCTATGCCCTTAAACATTCCTATCTTTGTCCTCTTCATCGTCTATCTCCCCCTATCTACTTCTAGATGTTCTATCAGAAAATAATGAAATAGGAAAGGTTGACCGGACCTCCCGATCTTCTTACCCAGATGCCTCGTTACATATGGCTTTATAA
This window encodes:
- the LOC112248502 gene encoding ankyrin-1 isoform X13 codes for the protein MWALVTELLFSFVLLAFLVISGQNVMHIASGSLRSVLTYVHAALDRELGEAEGVADEEENVTTRVVRRRVILKGDEAKDLPGEQVSEEQFTDEHGNIVTKKIVRKVVRRGKGSGDEGGQERSVSVDGSLQDELEAEAEQFMNYAVLSSKPDIVDVKKGAQIVKCASLRRVKQ